The following are encoded in a window of Arthrobacter antioxidans genomic DNA:
- a CDS encoding GAP family protein → MIAALGAVLPIAVGGMLASLPVVAMAAVLGTIAGRDVLRRFTLGWLVGMLAVGTLGLLLVDVVTFASDSAAWLAGLRIALGVALIVLAARAFLRRPRGDAARASPKWMTALEGMEAGRAFRMAFLLGSVNPKNVVIVLSGVATIVAQTGDVGTQFVVLLVFVLVTSLGVLAPLAALTLLGDRAARPLERFVGWFAHNSQVVLASVILLLGVVVLSGGLAALG, encoded by the coding sequence GTGATCGCCGCGCTCGGGGCTGTCCTGCCCATCGCCGTCGGCGGGATGCTCGCGTCACTGCCCGTCGTGGCGATGGCCGCGGTGCTCGGCACCATCGCCGGTCGGGACGTGCTGCGCCGTTTCACCCTCGGCTGGCTGGTCGGCATGCTCGCCGTCGGTACCCTCGGGTTGCTGCTCGTGGACGTCGTCACCTTCGCCTCGGACTCGGCGGCCTGGCTGGCAGGGCTGCGGATAGCCCTCGGCGTCGCACTCATCGTGCTCGCGGCGCGCGCCTTCCTCCGCCGGCCACGGGGCGACGCCGCCCGGGCGAGCCCGAAATGGATGACGGCGCTGGAGGGCATGGAGGCGGGCCGGGCCTTCCGGATGGCCTTCCTCCTGGGCTCGGTGAACCCGAAGAACGTCGTGATCGTCCTGTCCGGCGTCGCGACGATCGTCGCGCAGACCGGGGACGTAGGCACCCAGTTCGTGGTGCTCCTGGTGTTCGTGCTGGTGACGAGTCTCGGCGTCCTGGCGCCCCTGGCCGCCCTCACCCTCCTCGGGGACCGCGCCGCGCGTCCGCTGGAGCGCTTCGTGGGCTGGTTCGCGCACAACAGCCAGGTGGTGCTCGCGAGCGTGATCCTCCTGCTCGGCGTCGTCGTGCTCTCCGGCGGTCTCGCCGCCCTCGGCTGA
- a CDS encoding LssY C-terminal domain-containing protein, giving the protein MTAQPGVVLPAQDGAAARDTILDRALFAFSGLAAVWFAAILLEETLQWGQLWFGLVFWVVLAYLVLPRVHRILTRIYLPDYFIGRARTSDGLLGDPINVALLGSAQQLHTAMHRAGWILADAVDLRSSRRIVTATLRRRSYDQAPVSPLFLFGRQQDLAYQQEVDGNPGKRHHIRFWPCPPGWVLPGGIAVDWLAAGTYDRSVGLSLFTLQITHKIEADTDRERDFVLASLQASDPGIGVRVIEDFSAGYHSRNGGGDSISTDGDLPVVDLRGVDPDPEAPLPPVDQRRTTPAPTIVGAVLVGLRALAALALGLALLGGATDAVATAGSNARVIPAVAAVLVAFGLFDLVLARFVLRGGNRARITAMMLSAAAITSQAVVDFGTGAPVTFETTLLGLSLDILLILALSSQRSREFAHRRRRV; this is encoded by the coding sequence ATGACCGCCCAGCCTGGTGTTGTTCTGCCGGCTCAGGATGGTGCCGCCGCCCGGGACACCATCCTCGATCGTGCCCTGTTCGCGTTCAGCGGTCTCGCCGCCGTCTGGTTCGCCGCCATCCTCCTCGAGGAGACCCTGCAGTGGGGGCAGCTGTGGTTCGGCCTCGTCTTCTGGGTGGTCCTCGCCTATCTGGTCCTCCCCCGGGTGCACCGCATCCTGACGCGCATCTACCTTCCCGACTACTTCATCGGCCGGGCGCGGACGAGCGACGGCCTGCTCGGCGACCCGATCAACGTCGCCCTGCTCGGTAGCGCCCAGCAGCTCCACACGGCGATGCACCGCGCCGGATGGATCCTCGCCGACGCCGTCGACCTCCGCAGCAGCCGGCGGATCGTGACCGCCACGCTCCGGCGGCGCAGCTACGACCAGGCTCCCGTCAGCCCGCTGTTCCTCTTCGGGCGCCAGCAGGACCTCGCCTACCAGCAGGAGGTGGACGGCAACCCCGGCAAACGGCACCACATCCGGTTCTGGCCGTGCCCGCCCGGCTGGGTGCTGCCGGGCGGGATCGCCGTCGACTGGCTGGCCGCGGGCACGTACGACCGCTCCGTGGGGCTGTCGCTGTTCACCCTGCAGATCACGCACAAGATCGAGGCGGACACGGACCGGGAGCGGGATTTCGTCCTGGCATCGCTTCAAGCCTCGGACCCCGGCATCGGCGTGAGGGTCATCGAGGACTTCTCCGCCGGTTACCACTCCCGCAACGGAGGCGGGGACAGCATCTCGACGGACGGCGACCTGCCCGTCGTGGACCTCAGGGGCGTGGACCCGGATCCCGAAGCACCCCTTCCGCCGGTGGACCAGCGGCGGACGACGCCGGCCCCCACCATCGTGGGCGCGGTCCTCGTCGGGCTGCGCGCGCTGGCCGCCCTGGCGCTCGGCCTGGCCCTCCTGGGCGGGGCAACGGACGCCGTCGCCACTGCGGGATCGAATGCCCGCGTGATCCCCGCCGTGGCCGCCGTCCTCGTCGCGTTCGGGCTCTTCGACCTGGTCCTCGCCCGCTTCGTGCTGCGCGGCGGGAACAGGGCCCGCATCACCGCGATGATGCTCAGTGCGGCCGCCATCACGAGCCAGGCCGTGGTCGATTTCGGGACGGGCGCGCCGGTGACGTTCGAGACGACGCTCCTGGGGCTCTCGCTCGACATCCTCCTCATCCTCGCCCTGTCGAGTCAGCGCTCACGCGAGTTCGCGCACCGGCGCCGCCGGGTGTGA